Proteins encoded in a region of the Streptomyces sp. PCS3-D2 genome:
- a CDS encoding DUF6049 family protein: MAEAADIQGVSPAPVRRRWLRRAIVLLAGTPVLAALVYAPAPQAEAVQASSVDVQLVSMAPSAPVKGDTLTIEGTVVNTGSETITDAHVGLRVGPALTDRSSIDETADRNGFRAGTDPGEIDSAYAVKIASLPSKVTQNFTLTVPVNKLELDKDGVYQLGVSLSGVTESRPSEQVLGIKRTFLPWQPEAASKRSQLTYVWPLISATRVTAETGSDELQTPVFLDDSLYEELKPGGRLEQMVTLGRDLPVTWVIDPDLLYTVDAMTKGYRVRGPNGKSVQGKNKAVAEQWLSSLEAAVQGKKVVALPFADPDLASLAHRGKDVSGTLGQLHPATDKAKDAVQTVLHVPASTDFSWPVNGAIDPSIVNVATSAGAHNVLARSDSLVESGALGYTPSAARPIGAGTTAVVADAELSTAFEGDMLNAGSSTLAVQRFLAHSLALNLQKTDEQRSFVVAPQRMPTVSQARSMAAALRGLQGGRWTQPADLEAAATAKPDPGAATQVPGAGQYPEDLRKQELPVSAFEKIRTTQNTLDHFKVILAAPDRVEIPFGNTINREMSTSWRGRPDEARLYRDQVQDYLIGLTEKVKVIPKSDATLSGHSATIPVSVQNSLVQDVHDLVLRVKSANPSRLMFGDSGQAEQQVTVQGDHTQTVKFPANATASGPVEVTAQLFTKDGIPYGEERRFTVEATEITPTVMLVIAGGVLLLVLAGIKMYASRKRVAARAAAEESTQPSDESPDTEPQSTEGSGTSETVDR, translated from the coding sequence GTGGCCGAGGCGGCAGACATCCAAGGGGTCTCACCCGCCCCTGTCCGGCGCCGATGGCTGCGGCGCGCGATCGTCCTGCTGGCCGGGACCCCCGTGCTGGCCGCTCTCGTCTACGCCCCCGCCCCGCAAGCGGAGGCCGTGCAGGCCTCCTCCGTCGACGTCCAGCTGGTCTCGATGGCACCCAGCGCCCCGGTGAAGGGCGACACCCTCACCATCGAGGGCACCGTGGTCAACACCGGGTCCGAAACGATCACGGACGCCCATGTCGGCCTGCGGGTGGGCCCCGCACTCACGGACCGCTCGTCCATCGACGAGACCGCGGACCGCAACGGCTTCCGGGCTGGCACGGATCCCGGCGAGATCGACTCGGCCTACGCAGTGAAGATCGCCTCCTTGCCGTCGAAAGTCACCCAGAACTTCACCCTCACCGTCCCGGTGAACAAGCTCGAGCTCGACAAGGACGGCGTCTACCAGCTCGGTGTGTCCCTGTCCGGCGTGACCGAGAGCCGGCCGTCCGAGCAGGTGCTGGGCATCAAGCGGACCTTCCTGCCCTGGCAGCCCGAGGCCGCCTCCAAGCGTTCACAGCTCACCTACGTCTGGCCCCTGATCTCCGCCACCCGTGTCACGGCCGAGACCGGATCCGACGAGCTCCAGACACCGGTCTTCCTCGACGATTCCCTCTACGAGGAGCTCAAGCCGGGAGGCCGCCTGGAACAGATGGTCACGCTCGGCAGGGACCTCCCGGTCACCTGGGTCATCGATCCCGACCTGCTCTACACGGTCGACGCGATGACCAAGGGCTACCGGGTCAGGGGCCCGAACGGAAAGTCCGTCCAGGGCAAGAACAAGGCCGTGGCCGAGCAGTGGCTGAGCTCACTGGAAGCGGCCGTGCAGGGCAAGAAGGTCGTCGCGCTGCCCTTCGCGGACCCCGACCTGGCTTCCCTCGCACACCGCGGCAAGGACGTCTCGGGCACTCTGGGACAGCTACACCCGGCCACCGACAAGGCAAAGGACGCGGTGCAGACCGTCCTGCACGTCCCGGCGTCCACCGACTTCTCCTGGCCCGTGAACGGCGCCATCGACCCCTCGATCGTGAACGTGGCCACATCGGCCGGCGCCCACAACGTCCTGGCCCGCAGCGACAGCCTGGTGGAGAGCGGTGCCCTCGGCTACACGCCGTCGGCGGCCCGGCCCATCGGAGCAGGTACCACCGCCGTCGTGGCGGATGCCGAGCTGTCCACCGCCTTCGAGGGCGACATGCTGAACGCCGGCAGCTCCACCCTCGCCGTGCAGCGGTTCCTGGCCCACAGCCTGGCCCTGAACCTGCAGAAGACCGACGAGCAGCGCAGCTTCGTCGTGGCCCCGCAGCGGATGCCCACCGTCAGCCAGGCCCGGTCGATGGCCGCCGCCCTGCGCGGCCTCCAGGGGGGCCGCTGGACGCAGCCGGCCGACCTCGAGGCGGCGGCTACCGCCAAGCCCGACCCCGGGGCCGCCACCCAGGTGCCGGGCGCCGGCCAGTATCCGGAAGACCTGCGCAAGCAGGAGCTGCCGGTATCGGCCTTCGAGAAGATCCGCACGACGCAGAACACCCTCGACCACTTCAAAGTGATCCTCGCAGCGCCCGACCGCGTGGAGATCCCCTTCGGTAACACCATCAACCGGGAGATGTCGACCTCCTGGCGAGGACGTCCCGACGAAGCCCGCCTCTACCGGGACCAGGTGCAGGACTACCTGATCGGTCTCACCGAGAAGGTCAAGGTCATCCCCAAGTCCGACGCCACCCTGTCCGGACACAGCGCCACCATCCCGGTCAGCGTGCAGAACAGCCTGGTGCAGGACGTGCACGACCTGGTGCTGCGGGTGAAGTCCGCCAACCCGTCCCGCCTGATGTTCGGCGACAGCGGCCAGGCGGAGCAGCAGGTCACCGTCCAGGGCGACCACACCCAGACGGTGAAGTTCCCCGCCAACGCCACCGCGAGCGGGCCCGTCGAGGTCACGGCACAGCTCTTCACCAAGGACGGCATCCCCTACGGCGAGGAACGCCGGTTCACCGTGGAGGCCACCGAGATCACTCCCACCGTGATGCTCGTGATCGCCGGCGGCGTGCTCCTGCTGGTCCTGGCAGGCATCAAGATGTACGCCAGCCGCAAGCGTGTGGCGGCCCGTGCCGCCGCGGAGGAGAGCACGCAGCCGAGTGACGAGTCCCCGGACACCGAACCGCAAAGCACCGAGGGGTCCGGCACGAGTGAGACAGTGGACCGTTGA
- a CDS encoding inositol-3-phosphate synthase, translated as MGSVRVAIVGVGNCAASLVQGVEYYKDADPASKVPGLMHVQFGDYHVRDIEFVAAFDVDAKKVGLDLSDAIGASENNTIKICDVPNAGVTVQRGHTYDGLGKYYRQTIEESAEAPVDIVQVLKDREVDVLICYLPVGSEDAAKFYAQCAIDAKVAFVNALPVFIAGTKEWADKFTAAGVPIVGDDIKSQVGATITHRVMAKLFEDRGVRLERTMQLNVGGNMDFKNMLERERLESKKISKTQAVTSQIPDRELGDKNVHIGPSDYVAWLDDRKWAYVRLEGRAFGDVPLNLEYKLEVWDSPNSAGVIIDALRAAKIAKDRGIGGPILSASSYFMKSPPVQYFDDEALANVEKFIKGEVER; from the coding sequence ATGGGTTCGGTTCGCGTAGCCATCGTCGGCGTGGGCAACTGCGCCGCCTCGCTGGTGCAGGGCGTCGAGTACTACAAGGACGCCGACCCGGCGTCCAAGGTCCCCGGGCTGATGCACGTCCAGTTCGGCGACTACCACGTGCGTGACATCGAGTTCGTCGCCGCGTTCGACGTCGACGCGAAGAAGGTCGGCCTCGACCTCTCGGACGCCATCGGCGCCAGCGAGAACAACACCATCAAGATCTGCGACGTCCCGAACGCCGGTGTGACCGTTCAGCGCGGCCACACCTACGACGGTCTGGGCAAGTACTACCGCCAGACGATCGAGGAGTCCGCTGAGGCCCCGGTCGACATCGTCCAGGTCCTCAAGGACCGCGAGGTCGACGTCCTGATCTGCTACCTGCCGGTCGGTTCCGAGGACGCGGCGAAGTTCTACGCGCAGTGCGCCATCGACGCCAAGGTCGCCTTCGTCAACGCCCTCCCGGTCTTCATCGCCGGCACCAAGGAGTGGGCCGACAAGTTCACCGCGGCCGGTGTCCCGATCGTCGGCGACGACATCAAGTCGCAGGTCGGCGCCACCATCACGCACCGCGTGATGGCGAAGCTCTTCGAAGACCGCGGTGTCCGTCTCGAGCGCACCATGCAGCTCAACGTCGGCGGCAACATGGACTTTAAGAACATGCTCGAGCGCGAGCGCCTCGAGTCGAAGAAGATCTCGAAGACGCAGGCCGTCACCTCGCAGATCCCCGACCGCGAGCTGGGCGACAAGAACGTCCACATCGGCCCGTCCGACTACGTCGCGTGGCTCGACGACCGCAAGTGGGCCTACGTCCGCCTCGAGGGCCGTGCCTTCGGCGACGTCCCGCTGAACCTCGAGTACAAGCTTGAGGTGTGGGACTCCCCGAACTCCGCCGGTGTCATCATCGACGCCCTGCGCGCCGCGAAGATCGCAAAGGACCGGGGTATCGGCGGTCCGATCCTGTCGGCGTCCAGCTACTTCATGAAGTCCCCGCCGGTCCAGTACTTCGACGACGAGGCCCTGGCCAACGTCGAGAAGTTCATCAAGGGCGAGGTCGAGCGCTAG
- a CDS encoding MFS transporter, with product MPVVRDLRVLLRLRDFRNLLAVRLLSQAADGVYQVALATYVVFSPEKQTSPAAVASAMAVLLLPYSVIGPFAGVLLDRWRRRQVFLYGNLLRAFLACITAVLIVAHVPDWLFYASALSVTAVNRFVLAGVAASLPRVVGAGQLVTANALSPTAGTLAAVAGGGLAFLVRLLASGSNALVVLLGAGLYLCAALVSLRLAVGLLGPEHSAGQAHPSVAQGIALTVRGMAEGLRHLAARRPAAQALTAMTMMRFCYGALFVMLLMLCRYAWSDNEAEGLTLLGIAVGASGAGFFAAAVATPWMVGRLGTLGWITACAAGSAVLVPALGLFFAPGPMLVAAFVLGLATQGTKISTDTEVQSRVDDDYRGRVFSVYDVLFNVAFVGAAAVAALMLPADGRSVVLLVCVSVLYALTAVLLSRRSRCFT from the coding sequence ATGCCTGTCGTACGTGATCTGCGCGTACTCCTGCGCCTGAGGGACTTCCGCAACCTGCTCGCCGTACGGCTGCTCTCCCAGGCGGCGGACGGCGTGTACCAGGTCGCGCTCGCCACCTATGTCGTCTTCTCCCCCGAGAAACAGACCTCCCCGGCAGCCGTCGCCTCCGCAATGGCGGTGCTGCTGCTGCCCTACTCGGTGATCGGCCCCTTCGCCGGAGTGCTGCTCGACCGCTGGCGCCGACGCCAGGTCTTCCTCTACGGCAATCTGCTGCGGGCCTTCCTCGCCTGCATCACCGCGGTGCTGATCGTCGCGCACGTACCCGATTGGCTGTTCTACGCCTCGGCGCTGTCCGTGACGGCGGTCAACCGCTTCGTACTGGCCGGGGTGGCTGCCTCGCTGCCCCGCGTCGTCGGAGCCGGTCAGCTGGTCACCGCGAATGCGCTCTCCCCCACCGCGGGGACGCTCGCGGCGGTGGCCGGCGGAGGGCTGGCCTTCCTCGTCCGGCTGCTCGCGTCCGGCTCCAACGCCCTCGTCGTGCTACTCGGAGCGGGTCTCTACCTGTGTGCGGCCCTCGTCTCCCTGCGCCTGGCCGTCGGACTGCTTGGCCCCGAACACTCCGCAGGGCAGGCACACCCCTCAGTGGCCCAGGGCATCGCCCTCACCGTGCGGGGCATGGCCGAAGGGCTCCGGCACCTCGCCGCCCGGAGGCCGGCGGCCCAGGCGCTCACCGCGATGACCATGATGAGGTTCTGCTACGGAGCACTGTTCGTCATGCTGCTGATGCTCTGCCGCTACGCCTGGTCGGACAACGAAGCCGAGGGGCTGACTCTCCTGGGCATCGCGGTCGGCGCGTCCGGAGCCGGATTCTTCGCGGCCGCGGTGGCGACTCCGTGGATGGTGGGGCGACTGGGCACCCTCGGCTGGATCACCGCCTGCGCGGCGGGCTCCGCCGTGCTGGTGCCGGCCCTCGGCCTGTTCTTCGCCCCGGGTCCGATGCTGGTCGCCGCGTTCGTCCTGGGCCTGGCCACCCAAGGCACCAAGATCTCCACCGACACCGAAGTGCAGTCCCGTGTGGACGACGACTACCGCGGCCGGGTGTTCTCCGTCTACGACGTGCTCTTCAACGTCGCGTTCGTCGGTGCGGCGGCCGTGGCCGCACTCATGCTGCCCGCCGACGGCCGGTCCGTAGTGCTGCTCGTCTGCGTGTCCGTGCTCTACGCGCTGACCGCGGTGCTCCTCAGCCGTCGCAGCCGATGTTTCACGTGA
- the murJ gene encoding murein biosynthesis integral membrane protein MurJ — protein MNAPYDGDRAQGTGGPAPSQGTAPGTPVPGQVPVPAPAPDRDPYVQGAYDYDPYRSQDLSAQDPVDEVLYDRAAHPPPAPGTFQEPGPLYAAPSAPMYSPDPRVWAQTPPPEPDGPSRHLPYGDRASTTEFVGVDSLVTRASEEQPEPDAFAHLYRDQEAAPRIPAEDAPVAAPAPSKPAGRAASLLKSSALMAAGTIVSRITGFLRTLVIAAAIGVGTFNDTYQIANTLPTMIYVLVGGGALNAVFIPQLVRAMKNDDDGGQAYANRLLTLVVVLLAGITTICVLAAPVFITMMSPKIASDPQQMDVAVAFARYCLPTMFFMGVHVVLGQILNARGRFGAMMWTPVLNNIVVIATFGAFIWAFGGFTTSGVNATTVTPEGVRLLGLGTLLGLTVQALAMLPYLRDAGFTPRLRFDWKGHGLGKAARLAKWTFFFVLANQVGLVIVTQLATWAGSVAEKQGHPGTGITAYNYALLLWQMPQAIITVSVMTAVLPRISRSAHDGDAAAVRDDISYGLRTSAVAIVPCAFAFLALGVPMATLLYAGSGSGAQNIGYVLMAFGLGLIPYSVQYVVLRGFYAYEDTRTPFYNTVIVAAVNAAGSAVSFFVLPARWAVVGMAASYGLGYAVGVGVAWRRLRTRLGGDLDGAHVMRTYARLTGACVPAAAVAGAAAYAVTQWLGSGVFGSATSLVVGGIALAAVFLIAAKRMRIEELNAMVGMVRGRLGR, from the coding sequence ATGAACGCGCCGTACGACGGTGACCGCGCGCAGGGCACTGGCGGGCCCGCGCCCTCCCAGGGCACTGCCCCGGGCACCCCGGTGCCCGGGCAGGTTCCCGTGCCTGCGCCCGCGCCGGACCGCGACCCGTATGTCCAGGGTGCCTACGACTACGACCCGTACCGGTCCCAGGACCTGTCCGCCCAGGACCCGGTCGACGAGGTTCTCTACGACCGTGCCGCGCACCCGCCGCCGGCGCCCGGCACCTTCCAGGAGCCCGGTCCGCTCTACGCGGCCCCGAGCGCGCCCATGTACTCCCCCGATCCTCGCGTCTGGGCCCAGACCCCGCCGCCGGAACCGGACGGCCCGTCCCGGCACCTTCCGTACGGCGATCGCGCCTCCACCACCGAGTTCGTGGGGGTGGACTCGCTCGTCACACGTGCCTCGGAGGAACAGCCCGAGCCGGACGCCTTCGCGCACCTCTACCGGGACCAGGAGGCGGCGCCCCGTATCCCCGCCGAGGACGCCCCCGTCGCCGCTCCGGCCCCGAGCAAGCCGGCCGGACGTGCCGCGAGCCTGCTCAAGTCCAGCGCGCTCATGGCCGCGGGCACGATCGTCTCCCGCATCACCGGCTTCTTGAGAACCCTGGTGATCGCCGCGGCGATCGGCGTCGGCACCTTCAACGACACGTACCAGATCGCCAACACGCTGCCCACGATGATCTACGTGCTCGTCGGCGGCGGCGCCCTCAACGCCGTCTTCATCCCGCAGCTGGTCCGCGCGATGAAGAATGACGACGACGGGGGACAGGCCTATGCCAACCGGCTGCTGACCCTGGTCGTGGTGTTGCTGGCCGGCATCACCACCATCTGCGTCCTGGCGGCGCCGGTGTTCATCACGATGATGTCGCCGAAGATCGCCTCCGACCCGCAGCAGATGGACGTCGCCGTCGCGTTCGCGCGCTACTGCCTGCCCACCATGTTCTTCATGGGCGTTCATGTGGTGCTCGGTCAGATCCTCAACGCCCGGGGACGGTTCGGCGCGATGATGTGGACTCCGGTCCTCAACAACATCGTGGTCATCGCCACCTTCGGCGCCTTCATCTGGGCCTTCGGCGGCTTCACCACCTCCGGCGTCAACGCCACGACCGTCACCCCGGAAGGCGTCCGCCTGCTGGGGCTCGGCACCCTGCTCGGCCTGACCGTCCAGGCCCTCGCAATGCTCCCGTACCTGCGTGACGCCGGCTTCACACCGCGCCTGCGCTTCGACTGGAAGGGCCACGGCCTCGGCAAGGCCGCCCGCCTGGCCAAGTGGACGTTCTTCTTCGTCCTGGCCAACCAGGTCGGCCTGGTCATCGTCACCCAGCTCGCCACCTGGGCCGGTTCGGTCGCCGAGAAGCAGGGTCACCCCGGTACCGGTATCACCGCCTACAACTACGCGCTGCTGCTGTGGCAGATGCCTCAGGCGATCATCACCGTCTCCGTCATGACGGCCGTCCTGCCCCGCATTTCCCGCTCCGCCCACGACGGCGACGCCGCCGCGGTCCGCGACGACATCTCGTACGGACTGCGCACCTCGGCCGTCGCGATCGTGCCCTGTGCCTTCGCGTTCCTCGCGCTCGGCGTCCCGATGGCGACCCTGCTCTACGCGGGCTCCGGATCCGGTGCCCAGAACATCGGCTACGTCCTGATGGCCTTCGGCCTCGGGCTGATCCCGTACTCCGTCCAGTACGTCGTCCTGCGCGGGTTCTACGCCTACGAAGACACTCGGACGCCCTTCTACAACACCGTCATCGTCGCCGCCGTGAACGCGGCCGGATCGGCGGTCTCCTTCTTCGTCCTCCCCGCCCGCTGGGCGGTCGTCGGCATGGCGGCCTCCTACGGTCTCGGCTACGCCGTGGGCGTGGGCGTGGCCTGGCGCCGCCTGCGCACCAGGCTCGGCGGGGACCTCGACGGCGCCCACGTGATGCGCACCTACGCCCGACTCACCGGAGCCTGCGTCCCGGCCGCCGCCGTGGCCGGAGCGGCAGCCTACGCGGTCACCCAGTGGCTGGGCAGCGGAGTGTTCGGTTCCGCCACGTCGCTGGTCGTCGGCGGTATCGCCCTGGCTGCCGTGTTCCTCATCGCGGCCAAGCGGATGCGGATCGAAGAGCTCAACGCGATGGTCGGGATGGTCCGCGGGCGTTTGGGGCGCTGA
- a CDS encoding PadR family transcriptional regulator: MSRRSGILEFAVLGLLRESPMHGYELRKRLNTSLGVFRAFSYGTLYPCLKTLVANGWLIEEPGNAPEDALAASLAGRRAKIVYRLTAAGKERFEELLSHTGPETWEDESFAARFAFFGQTERDVRMRVLEGRRSRLEERLEKMRASLARTRERLDDYTLELQRHGMESVEREVRWLNELIESERAGRDRRRSGPSDETEK, translated from the coding sequence ATGAGCAGACGCTCCGGCATCCTCGAGTTCGCCGTCCTCGGACTGCTCCGCGAATCCCCCATGCACGGCTATGAGCTGCGCAAGCGGCTCAACACCTCGCTGGGAGTGTTCAGGGCCTTCAGCTACGGGACGCTCTACCCCTGCCTCAAGACGCTCGTCGCCAACGGCTGGTTGATCGAAGAACCGGGCAACGCCCCGGAAGACGCTCTCGCCGCTTCACTCGCAGGGCGCCGCGCCAAGATCGTCTACCGGTTGACGGCCGCGGGTAAGGAGCGCTTCGAGGAGCTCCTCTCCCACACGGGCCCCGAAACCTGGGAGGACGAGTCCTTCGCCGCCCGCTTCGCCTTCTTCGGCCAGACCGAACGAGACGTGCGCATGCGAGTGCTGGAGGGCCGCCGCAGCCGGCTGGAGGAGCGCCTGGAGAAGATGCGCGCCTCCCTCGCCCGGACGCGGGAGCGCCTCGACGACTACACGCTTGAGCTGCAGCGGCACGGCATGGAGTCCGTGGAGCGCGAAGTGCGCTGGCTGAACGAGCTCATCGAGAGTGAGCGGGCGGGACGCGATCGGAGACGATCAGGTCCGTCCGACGAAACCGAAAAATGA
- a CDS encoding CCA tRNA nucleotidyltransferase: MPNANEDNPSALSQVQRRAVSELLQVAPVADELGRRFQEAGFRLALVGGSVRDALLGRLGNDLDFTTDARPEDVLKIVRQWADAVWDVGIAFGTVGAQKNARVGDAVRNFQIEVTTYRSEAYDRTSRKPEVSYGDSIDEDLVRRDFTVNAMALALPEQEFIDPHGGLEDLAAGVLRTPGTPEDSFSDDPLRMLRAARFSAQLDFEVAPEVVAAMKAMSDRIEIVSAERVQGELNKLILSANPRRGLGLLVDTGLADRVLPELPALRLESDEHHRHKDVYDHSLIVLEQAIALEQDGPDLVLRLAALLHDIGKPRTRRFEKDGRVSFHHHEVVGAKMTKKRLTALKYSNDMVKDVSRLVELHLRFHGYGDGEWTDSAVRRYVRDAGPLLDRLHKLTRSDCTTRNKRKANALSRTYDGLERRIAQLQEQEELDAIRPDLDGNEIMRVLDVGPGPVIGKAYAFLLEMRLENGPMGHDAAVAALKEWWAAQD; the protein is encoded by the coding sequence GTGCCGAACGCCAATGAAGACAACCCCAGTGCCCTGAGTCAGGTGCAGCGCCGCGCGGTCAGTGAACTGCTGCAGGTCGCTCCTGTCGCCGACGAGCTCGGCCGCCGGTTCCAGGAGGCGGGCTTCCGCCTGGCCCTGGTCGGCGGGTCCGTCCGCGACGCGCTGCTGGGGCGTCTCGGCAACGATCTCGACTTCACCACCGACGCCCGACCCGAAGACGTTCTCAAGATCGTCCGGCAGTGGGCGGACGCGGTCTGGGACGTGGGCATCGCCTTCGGCACCGTCGGGGCCCAGAAGAACGCGCGCGTCGGCGATGCCGTGCGGAACTTCCAGATCGAGGTGACGACGTACCGCTCGGAGGCCTACGACCGTACGTCGCGCAAGCCGGAGGTCTCCTACGGTGACTCAATCGACGAGGACCTCGTGCGCCGTGACTTCACGGTGAACGCGATGGCCCTGGCTCTGCCGGAGCAGGAGTTCATCGACCCGCACGGCGGCCTGGAGGACCTGGCCGCCGGAGTGCTGCGGACCCCCGGCACCCCCGAGGATTCCTTCTCCGACGATCCCCTGCGCATGCTGCGGGCGGCGCGGTTCTCGGCGCAGCTGGACTTCGAGGTCGCACCCGAGGTCGTGGCGGCGATGAAGGCCATGTCCGACCGGATCGAGATCGTTTCCGCGGAGCGGGTCCAGGGCGAGCTGAACAAGCTGATCCTGTCCGCCAACCCGCGCCGCGGCCTGGGACTGCTCGTGGACACGGGGCTGGCCGACCGTGTGTTGCCCGAGCTGCCCGCGCTGCGGCTGGAAAGCGATGAGCACCACCGGCACAAGGACGTCTACGACCACTCGCTGATCGTGCTGGAGCAGGCGATCGCGCTGGAACAGGACGGCCCGGACCTCGTACTGCGGCTCGCTGCCCTGCTGCACGACATCGGCAAGCCCCGTACCCGCCGCTTCGAGAAGGACGGCCGGGTCTCCTTCCACCACCACGAGGTGGTGGGCGCCAAGATGACCAAGAAGCGGCTGACCGCGCTGAAGTACTCCAACGACATGGTCAAGGACGTGTCCCGGCTGGTCGAGCTGCACCTGCGTTTCCACGGCTACGGGGACGGCGAATGGACCGACTCCGCGGTGCGGCGCTACGTCCGTGACGCCGGGCCGCTGCTGGACCGCCTGCACAAGCTGACCCGGTCCGACTGCACCACGCGCAACAAGCGCAAGGCGAACGCGCTCTCCCGCACCTACGACGGGCTGGAACGGCGCATCGCACAGCTCCAGGAGCAGGAGGAGCTGGACGCGATCCGTCCCGACCTGGACGGCAACGAGATCATGCGCGTGCTGGACGTGGGCCCCGGACCGGTGATCGGCAAGGCCTATGCCTTCCTGTTGGAGATGCGGCTGGAGAATGGTCCGATGGGGCACGATGCCGCCGTGGCCGCGCTCAAGGAGTGGTGGGCGGCCCAGGACTGA